One Rhodobacter sp. CZR27 DNA segment encodes these proteins:
- a CDS encoding TadE/TadG family type IV pilus assembly protein encodes MIRPHHRIARFGRDEDGTTLVEMAIVLPIFLLIFLALIDFGRLGADHAMAQKAMERASRIAAVRPPACPGVPTTNLRGGSPSLLPFGTMCDAAADLCAPVGRITCPGEAGNATAAEIWGLIGPILPPDATIANLSFTYDQDEALGFLGGPYVPVVTVELEGVTFRFVTPLAALAALAGAGNSTLPMTLPMPRMSVSLPGEDLALGENG; translated from the coding sequence ATGATCCGCCCGCACCACCGCATCGCCCGCTTCGGTCGCGACGAGGACGGCACGACGCTGGTCGAGATGGCCATCGTGCTTCCGATCTTCCTGCTGATCTTCCTGGCGCTGATCGATTTCGGACGGCTCGGCGCCGATCACGCCATGGCGCAGAAGGCGATGGAGCGCGCCTCGCGGATCGCCGCGGTGCGCCCGCCCGCCTGCCCCGGCGTGCCCACCACCAACCTGCGGGGCGGATCGCCAAGCCTGCTGCCCTTCGGGACGATGTGCGATGCGGCCGCCGACCTCTGCGCCCCGGTGGGCCGGATCACCTGCCCGGGCGAGGCCGGCAATGCCACCGCGGCCGAGATCTGGGGCCTGATCGGCCCGATCCTGCCCCCGGACGCGACCATCGCCAACCTGAGCTTCACCTACGACCAGGACGAGGCGCTGGGGTTCCTCGGCGGCCCCTATGTGCCGGTCGTCACCGTCGAGCTGGAGGGCGTCACCTTCCGCTTCGTCACGCCGCTGGCCGCGCTGGCGGCGCTGGCGGGGGCGGGAAACTCGACCCTGCCGATGACTTTGCCGATGCCCAGGATGAGCGTGTCGCTGCCGGGCGAGGACCTCGCGCTTGGCGAGAACGGATGA
- a CDS encoding AAA family ATPase, producing the protein MNRSILVISPEREVLQGVEQVLAAAPGVRLDWQATTLAEMNGHAVQMSGGYDMILFRAAGGDPAEIRAATDLAKGRSGDTVLVAMADAGLSITEAHALTRAGIDAVLPISILAEELPEQIERLQRDRSHRPERMGRLIAVSQARGGVGATTVAVNLADRLLSPADRRRAKQTARVALVDLDLQFGTVGSYLDLPEQEMLMQIAADGTIPDANFLRQSMPVLPGGLSVLAAPTRFVPLEALRNEQVTAILDSLLSTNDYVVVDLPRALAQWIEPVVRRADQLILVSDIAVSSIRHCRRLIDFFTADNIALPVQVVINNESRPLFPSALHREAAKVLERPLDHWLPHDAKAAHNAADRGRPLSQVAPRSSLSRAVGRLAASIHARFPAAVQTKEAL; encoded by the coding sequence GTGAACCGATCGATCCTCGTGATCTCCCCGGAGCGGGAGGTGCTTCAAGGCGTGGAGCAGGTTCTGGCCGCCGCGCCCGGCGTGCGGCTCGACTGGCAGGCCACCACGCTGGCCGAGATGAACGGCCATGCCGTGCAGATGTCCGGCGGCTACGACATGATCCTGTTCCGCGCCGCCGGCGGCGATCCGGCCGAGATCCGCGCCGCGACGGATCTTGCGAAGGGGAGGTCGGGCGACACGGTCCTTGTTGCGATGGCGGATGCCGGGCTGTCGATCACCGAGGCGCATGCGCTGACCCGGGCCGGGATCGACGCGGTTCTGCCGATCTCGATCCTAGCCGAGGAACTGCCCGAGCAGATCGAGCGGCTGCAGCGCGATCGCAGCCACCGCCCCGAGCGCATGGGACGGCTGATCGCGGTCAGTCAGGCGCGCGGCGGCGTCGGCGCGACCACGGTGGCGGTCAACCTTGCCGACCGGCTGCTTTCCCCGGCAGACCGGCGGCGGGCGAAGCAGACCGCGCGGGTCGCGCTGGTCGATCTCGACCTCCAGTTCGGGACCGTGGGCTCCTACCTCGACCTGCCCGAGCAGGAGATGCTGATGCAGATCGCGGCCGACGGGACGATCCCCGACGCCAACTTCCTGCGCCAGTCCATGCCGGTCCTGCCGGGCGGCCTGTCCGTCCTCGCGGCACCGACCCGGTTCGTCCCGCTCGAGGCGCTGCGGAACGAGCAGGTGACGGCGATCCTCGATTCGCTGCTGTCCACGAACGACTATGTCGTGGTGGACCTGCCCCGGGCGCTCGCACAGTGGATCGAGCCGGTGGTGCGGCGCGCCGACCAGCTGATCCTGGTCAGCGACATCGCGGTCTCCTCGATCCGCCATTGCCGCCGCCTGATCGACTTCTTCACCGCCGACAACATCGCCCTGCCGGTGCAGGTGGTGATCAACAACGAGTCGCGCCCGCTGTTTCCCTCGGCGCTTCACCGCGAGGCGGCGAAGGTGCTGGAACGGCCGCTCGATCACTGGCTGCCGCATGACGCGAAGGCCGCCCACAATGCCGCCGACCGCGGTCGTCCGCTGTCCCAGGTGGCGCCGCGGTCGTCGCTGTCGCGCGCGGTGGGCCGCCTGGCCGCCAGCATCCACGCGCGTTTCCCCGCAGCCGTCCAGACAAAGGAGGCCCTCTAG
- a CDS encoding CpaF family protein, with amino-acid sequence MFTQFTRSQKPANGTVIELPKPAAADPLPLSPQESELVARLELKSELHDVLLERLNLSVLDKVQPDELRREVASLVSQVLSDRGKPMRAEEFKQLIDELLDEVLGFGPLEPLLADPTVNDILVNTHRNVYVERAGVLEKTRVRFRDERHLLRIIDKIVSRVGRRVDESNPWVDARLEDGSRVNAIIRPCAIDGPSMSIRKFARNPLTMDRLVEIGAMPPAAAAFLRGVVEARLNVLISGGTGSGKTTMLNAMSSYIGRRERIVTIEDAAELQLQQDHVVRLETRPPGPSGTGAVTQRDLVRNALRMRPDRIIVGEVRGAETFDMLQAMNTGHDGSMTTVHANTARDALGRIEQMVTMIGLDFPVSAIRAQMASGLHVVVQLNRLSDGSRRVMSISEITGMEGDIITMQDIYVFRRTGVSPGGTVLGEFRATGIRPRCLPQLQAAGIDLREMSFLAEGS; translated from the coding sequence GTGTTTACCCAGTTCACCCGGTCCCAGAAGCCCGCGAACGGGACTGTCATAGAGCTTCCGAAGCCGGCGGCCGCCGATCCCCTGCCGCTGTCGCCGCAGGAATCCGAGCTGGTCGCGCGGCTCGAACTGAAAAGCGAGCTGCACGACGTTCTTCTGGAGCGGCTGAACCTCTCGGTGCTGGACAAGGTGCAGCCGGACGAGCTGCGCCGCGAGGTGGCGTCGCTGGTGTCGCAGGTGCTGTCGGACCGCGGCAAGCCGATGCGCGCCGAGGAGTTCAAGCAGCTGATCGACGAACTTCTGGACGAGGTGCTGGGCTTCGGCCCGCTCGAGCCGCTGCTGGCCGACCCGACCGTCAACGACATCCTCGTGAACACCCACAGGAACGTCTATGTCGAGCGCGCCGGCGTGCTCGAGAAGACCCGCGTCCGCTTCCGCGACGAGCGCCACCTGCTGCGCATCATCGACAAGATCGTCTCGCGCGTCGGCCGCCGGGTGGACGAGTCGAACCCCTGGGTGGATGCGCGCCTCGAGGATGGCAGCCGGGTGAACGCGATCATCCGGCCCTGCGCGATCGACGGGCCGTCCATGTCGATCCGGAAGTTCGCCCGCAATCCCCTGACCATGGACCGTCTGGTCGAGATCGGCGCCATGCCGCCCGCCGCCGCCGCCTTCCTGCGCGGCGTGGTCGAGGCGCGGCTGAACGTGCTGATCTCGGGCGGCACGGGCTCGGGCAAGACCACGATGCTGAACGCCATGTCCTCCTATATCGGGCGGCGCGAGCGGATCGTGACCATCGAGGATGCGGCCGAACTGCAACTGCAGCAGGACCATGTGGTGCGGCTGGAGACCCGCCCGCCGGGGCCCTCGGGCACCGGAGCGGTGACCCAGCGGGATCTCGTCCGCAACGCGCTGCGGATGCGGCCGGACCGGATCATCGTGGGCGAGGTGCGCGGCGCCGAAACCTTCGACATGCTGCAGGCGATGAACACCGGCCACGACGGCTCGATGACCACGGTTCACGCCAATACCGCGCGCGACGCGCTCGGCCGGATCGAGCAGATGGTCACGATGATCGGCCTCGACTTCCCGGTCTCGGCGATCCGCGCGCAGATGGCTTCGGGGCTGCATGTCGTGGTGCAGTTGAACCGCCTCAGCGACGGCAGCCGGCGCGTCATGAGCATCTCCGAGATCACCGGGATGGAGGGCGACATCATCACGATGCAGGACATCTACGTCTTCCGCCGCACGGGCGTCTCGCCGGGCGGGACGGTGCTCGGCGAGTTCCGCGCCACCGGCATCCGCCCCCGCTGCCTGCCGCAGCTGCAGGCCGCGGGCATCGACCTGCGCGAGATGAGCTTCCTGGCGGAGGGCTCCTGA
- a CDS encoding type II secretion system F family protein, with amino-acid sequence MDLQGTEIEALGYAGIFLGVLLAFEGLRQILGRGETLNEVRNRRMKLIRRGATTADVLQILKPRQEDWALSRIPLIGPLPKVLRQAGLSTRPQSFVSLCLLGAACLAVVGSALIPPAAAAGIAGALCIGLPLLVVRQMQARRMDALVAQMPDALDLMARGLMVGHPLNATMASVARDMADPIASEFGVMVDQVAFGDDLVDAFADFAERTGLEDVRYLSVSVAIQHGTGGDLARVLSTLGRVIRDRISMRKRVKALSAEGRLTSIFLSSLPLFILVATSITSPTYYFDVKDDPLFRPFAIAVFVLISVNFVVMRRMVNFRI; translated from the coding sequence ATGGATCTTCAGGGAACGGAAATCGAGGCCCTGGGCTATGCCGGGATCTTCCTCGGGGTGCTCCTGGCCTTCGAAGGGCTGCGCCAGATCCTCGGCCGCGGCGAGACGCTGAACGAGGTCCGGAACCGCCGGATGAAGCTTATCCGGCGCGGCGCCACCACCGCGGACGTGCTGCAGATCCTCAAGCCCCGGCAGGAGGACTGGGCCCTGTCGCGCATCCCGCTGATCGGCCCGTTGCCGAAGGTGCTGCGGCAGGCCGGCCTGTCGACCCGGCCGCAGAGCTTCGTCTCGCTCTGCCTGCTCGGCGCGGCCTGCCTTGCGGTGGTGGGCTCGGCGCTGATCCCGCCTGCGGCCGCGGCGGGCATCGCGGGCGCCCTGTGCATCGGCCTGCCGCTTCTGGTGGTGCGGCAGATGCAGGCCCGGCGCATGGATGCGCTGGTGGCGCAGATGCCCGACGCGCTCGACCTGATGGCACGGGGCCTGATGGTCGGTCATCCGCTGAACGCCACCATGGCCTCGGTCGCGCGCGACATGGCGGACCCCATCGCCTCGGAATTCGGGGTGATGGTGGACCAGGTGGCCTTTGGCGACGATCTGGTGGATGCCTTCGCCGATTTCGCCGAGCGTACGGGCCTCGAGGACGTCCGCTACCTGTCGGTCAGCGTCGCGATCCAGCACGGCACGGGCGGCGACCTCGCCCGCGTGCTCTCGACGCTGGGCCGGGTGATCCGCGACCGGATCTCGATGCGCAAGCGCGTCAAGGCGCTTTCGGCCGAGGGGCGGCTGACCTCGATCTTCCTGTCGTCGCTGCCGCTGTTCATCCTGGTCGCGACCTCGATCACCTCGCCGACCTATTACTTCGACGTGAAGGACGACCCGCTGTTCCGCCCCTTCGCCATTGCCGTCTTCGTGCTGATCTCCGTCAATTTCGTGGTGATGCGGCGGATGGTGAATTTCCGGATCTGA
- a CDS encoding type II secretion system F family protein produces the protein MLESLMQTAQSNLPTLAAAAVGVGALIAVMGVASMLKPDPALRRMARQVPRREVIADAGLLRPGNDRTPSGMMKALVPTDKAERMQVQRQLALAGLTGEHAMRNYYLTRIVLGFLLPAAVMAAIWASRAGYLPLPARIEIAVGGLSQLMLTQIMAAMVAVGFFGPAYWLKARAGGRHRAIEDAFPNALDLIQISVEAGMGFDAAMIRVGNELASTAPELSEEFLAAQREIQAGRSRDRALLDMAARTGVDEVSSFANVVLQAMQFGTSMSDALTVYAREMRLSRELRAQEAANRLPVKMSIALASLLLPALLLLTLGPVVIRYVRYFSG, from the coding sequence ATGCTCGAAAGCCTGATGCAGACGGCGCAGTCGAACCTTCCCACGCTTGCCGCGGCTGCGGTCGGTGTGGGCGCGCTGATCGCCGTGATGGGCGTCGCGTCGATGCTGAAGCCCGACCCGGCGCTGCGGCGCATGGCGCGGCAGGTGCCCCGGCGCGAGGTCATTGCCGATGCGGGCCTGCTGCGCCCGGGCAACGACCGCACGCCCTCGGGGATGATGAAGGCGCTGGTGCCCACGGACAAGGCCGAGCGGATGCAGGTCCAGCGCCAGCTGGCGCTCGCTGGCCTGACGGGCGAGCATGCGATGCGGAACTACTACCTGACGCGCATCGTGCTGGGCTTCCTGCTGCCGGCCGCCGTGATGGCCGCGATCTGGGCATCGCGCGCGGGCTACCTGCCGTTGCCCGCCCGGATCGAGATCGCGGTCGGCGGCCTGTCGCAGCTGATGCTGACGCAGATCATGGCCGCGATGGTGGCGGTGGGCTTCTTCGGCCCCGCCTACTGGCTCAAGGCCCGGGCCGGCGGCCGCCACCGCGCCATCGAGGACGCCTTCCCCAATGCGCTCGACCTGATCCAGATCTCGGTCGAGGCCGGCATGGGCTTCGATGCGGCGATGATCCGGGTGGGCAACGAACTGGCCTCCACCGCGCCGGAGCTTTCCGAGGAGTTCCTCGCCGCGCAGCGGGAGATCCAGGCCGGCCGCAGCCGCGACCGCGCGCTGCTCGACATGGCGGCGCGGACCGGGGTGGACGAGGTGTCCTCGTTCGCGAACGTGGTGCTGCAGGCGATGCAGTTCGGCACCAGCATGTCCGACGCGCTGACCGTCTATGCCCGGGAAATGCGCCTGTCGCGCGAGCTGCGCGCGCAGGAAGCCGCCAACCGCCTTCCGGTGAAGATGTCGATCGCCCTCGCCTCGCTGCTGCTGCCGGCGCTGCTCCTGCTGACGCTGGGCCCGGTGGTGATCCGCTACGTCCGGTACTTCTCCGGCTGA
- a CDS encoding helix-turn-helix transcriptional regulator, giving the protein MAEFCEALQGRQSLTEALARFIRSVGAECGMIVRTHTNEMHPQRVAAHDERRADPVRPLVASYADGQFGRHLQRPRPASLWLRSVEAAEPGHDPHPALAEWQAARRLEEFAVLVLAAGPSIRDHIELHFRHQLSAEVQAAIAAVLPTMARSWAKRQVGVVTRTITCHRTRADALANRPVLGEANPHQLSRAEFRVCLLLSRGLSVEGVSAELGLAKSTVRSHLRSIYAKTGVTSLAELVFRLLDSREAEPRPTLRTA; this is encoded by the coding sequence ATGGCCGAGTTCTGCGAGGCGCTCCAGGGCCGGCAGAGCCTGACCGAGGCGCTGGCCCGTTTCATCCGCAGCGTGGGCGCCGAATGCGGCATGATCGTGCGGACCCACACGAACGAGATGCACCCGCAGCGCGTGGCCGCGCATGACGAGCGCCGCGCCGATCCCGTCCGCCCGCTGGTCGCAAGCTATGCCGACGGTCAGTTCGGGCGCCATCTGCAGCGCCCGCGCCCGGCAAGCCTGTGGCTCCGCTCCGTCGAGGCCGCCGAACCGGGCCACGATCCCCATCCGGCGCTGGCCGAGTGGCAGGCCGCGCGCCGCCTGGAAGAGTTCGCCGTCCTGGTGCTGGCCGCCGGCCCGTCGATCCGCGACCATATCGAGCTGCATTTCCGCCACCAGCTGTCGGCCGAGGTGCAGGCCGCGATCGCCGCGGTTCTGCCGACGATGGCGAGAAGCTGGGCCAAGCGCCAGGTCGGCGTGGTCACGCGGACCATCACCTGCCACCGCACCCGCGCCGACGCCCTTGCGAACCGTCCGGTGCTGGGCGAGGCCAATCCCCACCAGCTGAGCCGGGCCGAGTTCCGCGTCTGCCTGCTGCTGAGCCGCGGCCTGTCGGTCGAGGGCGTCTCGGCCGAGCTTGGGCTGGCGAAGTCCACGGTGCGGTCGCACCTGCGCAGCATCTACGCCAAGACCGGCGTCACCTCGCTGGCAGAGCTGGTGTTCCGCCTGCTGGACTCGCGCGAGGCGGAGCCGCGGCCGACGCTGCGGACGGCCTGA
- a CDS encoding prepilin peptidase — protein sequence MAASLVPLMLLAPVLVAVAASDLRHMRIPNALSLAAVALFVISLPWFPPDDLPMRLVVAGGVFVIGFAAFCLRLIGGGDVKILAALLLFVPVSQMPVFANIFAAALLVGIAVILLVRLLPAARRSSWPSMQRTRRFPMGISIALAGLAHPFLAPLATGSI from the coding sequence ATGGCCGCCTCGCTCGTTCCACTGATGCTGCTTGCGCCGGTGCTGGTCGCCGTGGCGGCCAGCGACCTGCGCCACATGCGCATCCCGAATGCCCTGAGCCTCGCGGCCGTCGCCCTGTTCGTGATCTCGCTGCCGTGGTTCCCGCCCGATGACCTGCCGATGCGACTGGTCGTGGCGGGGGGTGTCTTCGTGATCGGCTTCGCCGCCTTCTGCCTGCGCCTGATCGGCGGCGGCGACGTGAAGATCCTCGCGGCGCTGCTGCTCTTCGTGCCGGTCTCGCAGATGCCGGTCTTCGCCAACATCTTCGCCGCTGCGCTGCTGGTGGGAATCGCGGTCATCCTGCTGGTGCGGCTGCTGCCGGCGGCGCGGCGCAGTTCCTGGCCATCGATGCAGCGGACGCGGCGCTTTCCCATGGGCATCTCGATCGCGCTTGCGGGGCTTGCACACCCCTTCCTCGCGCCGCTCGCCACCGGATCGATCTGA